CCGGTCCTTGGAACGGTTTCCTCCGCAGCCAAAGACGCAGACAAGACGCGTTGGATGGTAATCCCTTAGGGTTGAAAGCAGGCTTTCCATACTGACTGCATTATGAGCATAATCTACGATTACCGTGCATTTCTCAGAGGCATATACGATTTCCATACGCCCGTTCACGTTTAAATGTTCCAGCCCATGGCAGATATTCTCTTTCGGAAGCCCTAAAAAGCTTAAAACGCTGACTGCAGCCAATGCATTGGCAACGTTAAAGCGTCCCGGAATATTCACCCGGACAGAAAGCTCGCAGGTCCCTTTGATGTCAAATTCCAGTCCCACAAATTCCGGTTGGGCGATGTATCGGATGTCTTCTGCTTTAAAGTCCGTTCCATTTTTATCCATGGAGAAAGAATAGAGTTTACAGGAGGCATCCTTTACCACTTCATCCCAATGCTCGTCATCGCCGTTCATGATGCCCACTTTAGAGCAGCAAAAGATCCGGGATTTGTAAAAAAGATATTCCTCAAAATCCTTGTGCTCATCCGGCCCGATATGATCAGGAGAAAGGTTGGTAAACAGTCCGTAATCAAAACAGATCCCGTCTACTCGGTGCATCTTAAAGGCCTGGGAGGAAACCTCCATCACCATATATTCACAGCCAGCCTCCACCATACGGCTGAAGGCCTGGTGAAGTTCATAGGACTCGGGAGTTGTATTCATCGTAGGCGTTACTTCCTGACCGATGACAATACCTGTGGTTCCGATCATTCCCACTTTTTTCCCGCAGGCTTCCAGAACAGTCTTGATCATGTGCGTGGTTGTGGTTTTTCCCTTGGTTCCGGTCACTCCAATGGTCACCATCTTTTCCGCCGGATAGCCAAACCTAGCAGCTGAAAGTAAAGCCAGCGCCTCTCTGGCATTATGTACGAGAATGGCAGTTACGCCATCCGGGATCTTTGTCTTTTGTTCTACTACAAGGATCTTAACCCCGGCGTCCACCACCTCAGGGATAAATTCATGGGAGTCGGTTCTCGTTCCCTTCATGCAGACAAATACAACACCCTTTCGAGCCTTTCTGGAGTCATAAATGACATCCTCTGCATCGACATCCAGGCTACCCTGCAATACTTCATATTTTAAGTCCTTTAGCCATTCTATAAACTTCATTAAAACCTCCAAATCAGAATAATCCGGTGATTACTCCATCTTCATTTACGTCAATATTATCTGCGGCCGGCTTCTTTGGAAGACCTGGCATTGTCATAATGGCTCCGGTCAGAATGACTACAAATCCGGCTCCGGCAGATACATAAGCATCCCGTACATTAATGTCAAAGCCTTCCGGTCTCCCAAGCTTTGTCTGGTCATCGGATAAAGAATACTGTGTCTTTGCCATACATACAGGAAGGCTGCCAAATCCCATTTCTTCAAATTTTCTTATGGCTTTTAAAGCTGCAGGAGCATAGGTCACCCCAGCTGCGCCATAGATTTCCTTTGCAATTGTGGCAATCTTATTTTCCAGCCCCATTTCATCAGGATAAATGGGTGCAAAATTGCTTTCTTTATTTTCCAGGGTATAAAGGACTTTTTCGGCCAGCTCTATGCCGCCCTCTCCTCCTTTTTCCCACACCTGGGATAAGGCGAATTCACAGCCTCTCTCCTCACAAAACCGTTTTACAAACTGATGTTCTGCCTCTGTGTCTGTGATAAAGGAATTGAGGGTAACAATGACCGGGACGCCGTATTTCATCATATTTTCAATGTGCTTCTCCAGATTGACAATCCCTTTTTCAAGGGCAGCAAGGTTTTCTTCCTTTAACTGGTCCTTGGGCACTCCGCCGTTGTATTTTAAGGCTCTCACCGTTGCCACCAGTACAATGGCATCAGGCTTTAATCCGGCTTTCCTGCATTTGATGTCCAGGAATTTTTCCGCGCCTAGATCCGCACCGAACCCTGCCTCTGTCACAACAACATCAGCCAGCTTTAAGGCGGTCTTTGTTGCACGTACACTGTTGCAGCCATGAGCAATGTTTGCAAAGGGCCCGCCGTGAATGATGGCACCGGTATGCTCCAGCGTCTGGATCAGATTGGGCTTTAACGCATCCTTTAATAAAGCCGCCAAAGCGCCTACTGCGTTTAACTGGGAGGCGGTCACAGGCTCTCCAGCATAATTATATGCTACAATGATTCTTCCCAGCCGATCTTTTAAATCTTCCATATCATTTGAAAGGCAAAGGATAGCCATGATTTCCGATGCAACCGTAATTACAAAGTGATCCTCTCTCACAAATCCTTCTGCTTTGGAACCAAGGCCGACCACAACGTTTCTTAGGGCACGGTCATTCATGTCCAGGCAGCGCTTCCAAAGAATCTGACGGGTATCGATTCCCAAAGCATTCCCCTGATGGATATGATTATCTAACAGAGCTGCAAGCAGGTTATTGGCTGAGGTTATGGCATGAAAATCACCGGTAAAATGAAGATTTAAGTCTTCCATGGGAACTACCTGGGCATATCCGCCGCCTGCCGCGCCGCCCTTAATTCCAAAGCATGGTCCAAGGGAAGGTTCTCTGAGGGCGATGATCGCCTTTTTTTCCATTTTCCCCAATGCCTGACCTAGACCTACGGTAGTGGTGGTTTTCCCTTCTCCTGCCGGAGTAGGATTGATGGCGGTTACCAGAACCAGTTTGCCGTCCGGACGATCCTTTACCCGCTCCCACAATTCATCAGTCAGCTTCGCCTTATACTTTCCGTAAAGCTCCAGCTCATCCTCACTGATCCCATAGGATGCAGCCACGTCTTTAATAGGAAGCATTTTTGCCTCCTGTGCGATTTCAATATCTGTTTTCATTCTCCAATCCTCCTTCTATGTATATAACACGTTCTATATTATCGGTATTTCCGATAATCGGATGGATGGCGCTGAAAAACAACGCCTTTTATCTTCACTTGCTTTGCAAGTTCAGATAAGCCATATTAATAACCCTGGGAAAGTATTTCATCGAATTCCTCCAGGCTCATCAGTACCTTGCGGGGCTTGGTGCCTTCCTCTTCTCCTACTACTCCGGCTTCTGCAAGCTGGTCCATGATACGGGCAGCCCGGTTAAAGCCGATTTTAAACATTCTCTGAAGCATACCAATGGAGGCTTTATCCTTTTCAATGATAAATTTACCGGCCTGAACAAAATATTCATCCCTGTCATTTCCACCACCCTTAATCTCTCCTCCTGCAGGCGCAGAAGCGATCATGCTTTCTACTTCCGGGTTGTAGTCTGCAGTCATCCCCTGTTCGGTTAAGAAATCCACAACCTTGGAAACTTCGGAATCCGATACAAAGGCGCCCTGAACACGCATTGGTTTCGGATATCCCGCCGGGTAAAAGAGCATATCGCCTTTTCCAAGAAGCTTTTCCGCACCGTTCATATCAATAATGGTTCTGGAATCCACGCCGGAAGAAACCGCAAACGCTACCCGGGATGGAACATTGGCCTTAATGAGACCTGTTATGACATTTACCGACGGGCGCTGGGTGGCGATGACAAGATGGATACCCGCAGCTCTGGCAAGCTGAGCCAGACGACAGATGGAATCTTCCACTTCTCCCGGAGCTACCATCATCAGATCCGCAAGCTCGTCGATAATGATGACGATCTGAGGCATCTTTTTGGGCTTATCTTCATCCTCAATATCTTTTATACTCTCAACCTTTTTATTATATCCCTTAATTTCCCTGACATTATACTGAGCGAACTTATTATAACGGTCCGTCATCTCCGCCACCGCCCAGTTTAGGGCTCCGGAAGCCTTCTTGGGATCAGTGACCACAGGGAGCAGTAAATGGGGAATTCCATTATAAACACTCAATTCCACCACCTTTGGGTCTACCATGATCAGTTTTACATCCTCCGGGTCCGCCTTAAAAATGATGCTCATTATCAAGGTGTTGATGCAGACAGATTTACCAGAACCAGTGGCTCCGGCGATCAAAAGGTGAGGCATCTTTGCAATGTCCGTGACAACCACCTGGCCGCCGATGTCTTTTCCCACCGCAAAGGCAATTTTAGAGGAATGTTTCTGGAAGCCGTCTGCCTCCAGAATATCCCGTAAGTATACCATTTGATTTTCTTTATTGGGCACCTCGATACCCACCGCCGATTTTCCCGGGATAGGAGCTTCAATTCGAATATCAGCGGCTGCCAGGCTCAATTTAATGTCATCTGCCAGGCTTACGATCTTACTGACCTTTACCCCCTGCTCCGGATGAAGTTCATACCTGGTAACGGAGGGTCCGCAGCTTATATTGGTAACAGTAACCCCGACCCCGAAATTCTGAAGGGTCCGCTGAAGCTTGATGGCAGTATCTTTGTATTCCCGGTCGGAAAATACCGCTGATTTTCCTTTTTTAAGCAGGGAGAGAGGCGGAAACTTATATTCCTGTTTCACAATCTCCTGTTTTTGCTTGATTTCAAGGCTGACACTACCCCCGTCTTCCTTTGCTGCCTCTTCCCGTTTCTTTTCCAGTTTTTTCTGAAGAGCTTCTGTATCTGTTTCTATTACCTTGCCGGAAGCGGTAACCACCTGTTTTGGCTCCTCAGGAATGGCAAAGGTATCATTCCCTTCCTCAGGATAGAAATCCTCTTCCACAAACTCCAATTCCTTTAAGGTTTTGATCTCTTTCTTCATATATATGGAAGGTTCTTCCAGGGCCTCAGCAAACGGTGTCCCTTCCACATCGGGGGCAAAGGGAACACTATCCTCATCATCTTCCAGTACAGGTGAAAAACTGCCCCGGAAAATATCAGCAGGATTGAGTTCGTCTTCTTCCACAGCAGTAACGGCAGACAGCCGTTTCGCCTGGATCATAATATCATCTGCAAGATTGTCAGGAGCTTCCTCAACCTGCTCTTCCACATAGCTTTCTTCCTGGGCTTCTTCTAACTTCGTGGCCTCTAAATTGACTCCCCGAAGCTTTTTCTCTTCCAAAAGCTGTTTGCGGGCTTCCTGGCGCATTGCATGGACTTCCATGTGCATGTCCATATTTTCCCTGGCATGGCGGTATGCTTTTCCGCTTCCTTTTTTCACAATATCTACAAACGATTTTTCCGTAATGCAGACTAAAGATATGACAAGAAGGACTCCTATCACCAGATAGGCTCCCACTACGCCGATTATGGAGGCAAGCCCTCCAGCCAGAAGGCCGCCTATAATGCCGCCTCCTCTTCCGCTTACGGAAGCCTCAAAATAAATATCGGCAAGTCCTATTCCCTCGCCGGCCTTTGCTCCAAAAAGGAGATGTAAAAATCCACACAAAGAAACCAGCGCCAGAATAAAAGACGCCAGTTTAAAAGCAGCCCTGGGATTTCCCTGGTTGGAGATGTAAAATGCTGTTCCTGCAAACAGCAGCACAGGCGCGACATACCCCACACTTCCGAATATGCCTAACTGTAAGCTCCGCAGAAAATCCCCGACCACGCCGCATAAATGAAAGTTGCTAAAAAACAGAATGGCCGCAGCCAAAAATGACATAATGATCACGACTTCTGAATGGATAAA
This genomic stretch from Lacrimispora sphenoides harbors:
- a CDS encoding UDP-N-acetylmuramoyl-L-alanyl-D-glutamate--2,6-diaminopimelate ligase, which encodes MKFIEWLKDLKYEVLQGSLDVDAEDVIYDSRKARKGVVFVCMKGTRTDSHEFIPEVVDAGVKILVVEQKTKIPDGVTAILVHNAREALALLSAARFGYPAEKMVTIGVTGTKGKTTTTHMIKTVLEACGKKVGMIGTTGIVIGQEVTPTMNTTPESYELHQAFSRMVEAGCEYMVMEVSSQAFKMHRVDGICFDYGLFTNLSPDHIGPDEHKDFEEYLFYKSRIFCCSKVGIMNGDDEHWDEVVKDASCKLYSFSMDKNGTDFKAEDIRYIAQPEFVGLEFDIKGTCELSVRVNIPGRFNVANALAAVSVLSFLGLPKENICHGLEHLNVNGRMEIVYASEKCTVIVDYAHNAVSMESLLSTLRDYHPTRLVCVFGCGGNRSKDRRITMGDSAGRLADFTIITADNSRYEKTEDIIADIRGSLEKTGGKFIEIPDRREAIRYSIIHAEPGDMIAIIGKGHEDYQEMNGVRHHFSDREEVLKAVDAQLLEEV
- a CDS encoding formate--tetrahydrofolate ligase, producing the protein MKTDIEIAQEAKMLPIKDVAASYGISEDELELYGKYKAKLTDELWERVKDRPDGKLVLVTAINPTPAGEGKTTTTVGLGQALGKMEKKAIIALREPSLGPCFGIKGGAAGGGYAQVVPMEDLNLHFTGDFHAITSANNLLAALLDNHIHQGNALGIDTRQILWKRCLDMNDRALRNVVVGLGSKAEGFVREDHFVITVASEIMAILCLSNDMEDLKDRLGRIIVAYNYAGEPVTASQLNAVGALAALLKDALKPNLIQTLEHTGAIIHGGPFANIAHGCNSVRATKTALKLADVVVTEAGFGADLGAEKFLDIKCRKAGLKPDAIVLVATVRALKYNGGVPKDQLKEENLAALEKGIVNLEKHIENMMKYGVPVIVTLNSFITDTEAEHQFVKRFCEERGCEFALSQVWEKGGEGGIELAEKVLYTLENKESNFAPIYPDEMGLENKIATIAKEIYGAAGVTYAPAALKAIRKFEEMGFGSLPVCMAKTQYSLSDDQTKLGRPEGFDINVRDAYVSAGAGFVVILTGAIMTMPGLPKKPAADNIDVNEDGVITGLF
- a CDS encoding FtsK/SpoIIIE family DNA translocase — encoded protein: MPETTKKRTTAKKGKNGRTRNTAAKKNVILPEPEFIHSEVVIIMSFLAAAILFFSNFHLCGVVGDFLRSLQLGIFGSVGYVAPVLLFAGTAFYISNQGNPRAAFKLASFILALVSLCGFLHLLFGAKAGEGIGLADIYFEASVSGRGGGIIGGLLAGGLASIIGVVGAYLVIGVLLVISLVCITEKSFVDIVKKGSGKAYRHARENMDMHMEVHAMRQEARKQLLEEKKLRGVNLEATKLEEAQEESYVEEQVEEAPDNLADDIMIQAKRLSAVTAVEEDELNPADIFRGSFSPVLEDDEDSVPFAPDVEGTPFAEALEEPSIYMKKEIKTLKELEFVEEDFYPEEGNDTFAIPEEPKQVVTASGKVIETDTEALQKKLEKKREEAAKEDGGSVSLEIKQKQEIVKQEYKFPPLSLLKKGKSAVFSDREYKDTAIKLQRTLQNFGVGVTVTNISCGPSVTRYELHPEQGVKVSKIVSLADDIKLSLAAADIRIEAPIPGKSAVGIEVPNKENQMVYLRDILEADGFQKHSSKIAFAVGKDIGGQVVVTDIAKMPHLLIAGATGSGKSVCINTLIMSIIFKADPEDVKLIMVDPKVVELSVYNGIPHLLLPVVTDPKKASGALNWAVAEMTDRYNKFAQYNVREIKGYNKKVESIKDIEDEDKPKKMPQIVIIIDELADLMMVAPGEVEDSICRLAQLARAAGIHLVIATQRPSVNVITGLIKANVPSRVAFAVSSGVDSRTIIDMNGAEKLLGKGDMLFYPAGYPKPMRVQGAFVSDSEVSKVVDFLTEQGMTADYNPEVESMIASAPAGGEIKGGGNDRDEYFVQAGKFIIEKDKASIGMLQRMFKIGFNRAARIMDQLAEAGVVGEEEGTKPRKVLMSLEEFDEILSQGY